Proteins encoded by one window of Labrus bergylta chromosome 2, fLabBer1.1, whole genome shotgun sequence:
- the LOC136181086 gene encoding uncharacterized protein, whose protein sequence is MTDSAEVDISRTTEQDPQSTSVSQIEDGSQSPMNLSISRTMEQDPQSTSVSQIEGSDATGLNKVGVNISIVDYTDSDESQTPSRNPVHVNRCFQISSPSSASDYELSLSKKGYHQVPIPRLRRTKSIQMKNWIDLDSDELFDSTSADSGEEYIPKTSEDSDGTDISEVLGPVKQRESQRDSLLQRHVDDIEDSVFSPTEASASSKQLVYRGRSPLRKRCSRGTRRKRQRLTSVSCATTPTRSGNSSKLSEIGDTGSLLENSIPDLDQNLPDSASSLLTEDRDSDDSLVIPTICKKENRSRIYNKKQFCLYCKLGVVKIARHLERAHPNTTEVAEALSFPKRSKERQMHLEHLRNRGNFAHNVEVLNSGVGNLVPRRQPRQDSKAQDFMHCTYCQGFYARKLLWRHMIICKFKPNVPGKPGKTRVQALCAFTTPPPPGVKQELWRLITNMVQDEVSSAVKSDACIMEYGEHLFNRLGYDAGKHEYIRQKCRELGRLLLCSRKTTSLKTIQDHIKPANFMQVVQAVKCVAGYDSEKHAYKCSSLALKIGHSLTKISLLVESRANVQNNYNVAKDARTFRRVYEARWNEMISAASLRTLQESKWNTPLLLPFTKDVQTLHSFLDVQQKHIHAKLSTEASSQTWTQLAKITLTQVILFNRRRAGEVSKIPLSAYLANNVSDPREDVSEALSALEKKLCQHFRRIETRGKRGRKVPVLLTPAMQQALDLLVSKRHECGVPQENKYLFARPTAFTCYRGSDSLRHFAKVCGATSPESLTSTKLHKQTGTLSQVLNLSNTELDQLADFLGHDIRVHRQFYRLPEGTLQLAKISKVLMALEKGRLAEFKGKTLDEISIDPEENVHPDSDAEVEPDKHESRVTSSQREENEASDVGHSNASPQQNRSDASPQQNRSDASPQQNRSDASPQQNRSDASPQHPQSSKRERGKC, encoded by the exons ATGACAGACTCTGCTGAGGTTGACATCTCCAGAACCACGGAGCAGGATCCTCAGAGCACTTCTGTCTCCCAGATTGAg GATGGAAGCCAATCTCCTATGAACCTCTCAATCTCTAGAACCATGGAGCAGGATCCTCAGAGCACTTCTGTTTCCCAGATTGAg GGCTCTGATGCAACCGGTCTGAACAAAGTTGGAGTAAATATTTCCATTGTCGACTacacagattctgatgaatctCAGACTCCATCTAGGAATCCTGTTCATGTTAACAGATGTTTTCAG ATATCAAGTCCAAGTTCTGCCTCTGACTATGAACTCAGCCTCTCCAAAAAGGGTTACCACCAAGTTCCTATCCCTAGGCTTAGGAGGACCAAAAGCATACAG ATGAAAAACTGGATTGATTTGGATTCGGATGAGCTTTTTGACTCAACCTCAGCTGACAGTGGAGAGGAATATATCCCAAAGACCAGTGAAGATTCTGATGGTACAGACATCAGTGAAGTTCTTGGGCCcgtcaaacagagagagagccagagagacagTTTGCTTCAAAGGCATGTGGATGACATTGAAGATagtgttttttccccaacagAAGCAAGTGCCTCTTCAAAACAGTTGGTTTATAGAGGACGCTCACCCTTAAGAAAGAGATGCAGCCGTGGTACAAGACGTAAAAGGCAACGTTTAACTAGTGTGTCCTGTGCTACAACACCAACTAGGAGTGGTAACTCATCAAAACTGAGTGAAATAGGAGACACTGGTTCCCTGTTAGAAAACTCAATTCCAGATCTGGACCAGAATCTTCCTGACAGTGCCTCTTCACTCCTTACAGAAGATAGAGATTCTGATGATTCACTCGTCATACCTACCATCTGTAAAAAGGAGAACCGGTCAAGAATATACAACAAAAAGCAGTTTTGTCTTTACTGTAAGTTGGGAGTTGTTAAAATTGCAAGACATTTGGAGCGGGCTCATCCCAATACGACAGAGGTTGCAGAGGCTTTATCCTTTCCTAAACGctcaaaagaaagacaaatgcATCTGGAACATTTGAGAAACAGAGGCAACTTTGCACACAATGTTGAAGTATTAAATTCCGGTGTTGGAAATCTTGTTCCTCGCAGGCAGCCAAGACAGGACTCCAAAGCACAAGATTTTATGCATTGTACATATTGTCAAGGGTTTTATGCAAGGAAACTTCTTTGGCGGCACATGATCATCTGCAAGTTCAAGCCTAATGTTCCAGGCAAACCAGGCAAAACCCGTGTCCAGGCTCTCTGTGCATTTActacaccaccaccacctggTGTCAAACAAGAACTTTGGAGATTGATAACCAATATGGTACAAGATGAAGTTTCTTCTGCAGTCAAATCTGATGCCTGTATCATGGAGTATGGTGAGCATCTGTTTAACCGACTTGGTTATGATGCTGGCAAACATGAGTACATTCGGCAGAAATGTAGAGAGCTTGGAAGGCTTCTGCTCTGCTCAAGGAAAACCACTTCCTTAAAGACTATTCAAGACCACATCAAACCTGCGAACTTTATGCAAGTTGTGCAAGCTGTGAAATGTGTGGCAGGCTATGACAGTGAAAAACATGCTTATAAGTGCTCAAGTCTTGCTCTCAAAATTGGACATAGCTTGACTAAGATTTCTCTTCTTGTTGAAAGCCGTGCCAATGTACAGAACAACTACAATGTGGCAAAAGATGCTCGTACCTTCCGCAGAGTATATGAGGCCAGATGGAACGAGATGATATCAGCTGCATCTCTAAGAACTCTTCAGGAATCCAAGTGGAATACCCCTCTGTTGCTTCCATTCACAAAAGATGTCCAGACCTTGCATTCTTTTTTGGATGTTCAACAAAAGCACATCCACGCAAAATTATCGACAGAGGCATCCTCGCAGACATGGACACAGCTGGCAAAGATCACTTTGACACAAGTTATTTTGTTCAACCGAAGAAGAGCAGGGGAGGTGTCCAAAATTCCCCTGTCTGCATATCTGGCTAACAATGTATCAGACCCTCGGGAAGATGTCAGTGAAGCTCTGTCTGCATTAGAAAAGAAACTCTGCCAACACTTCAGAAGGATTGAGACAAGAggaaaaaggggaagaaaagtTCCTGTGCTTTTGACCCCAGCAATGCAGCAAGCATTGGATCTGCTGGTGAGCAAACGGCATGAATGTGGGGTTCCTCAGGAGAACAAGTACTTATTTGCAAGACCAACTGCTTTTACCTGCTACCGTGGTTCTGATAGCCTTAGACATTTTGCCAAGGTCTGTGGTGCAACAAGTCCTGAAAGTCTAACCTCGACAaaactgcacaaacaaacaggaacactATCTCAAGTTCTCAACCTCAGTAATACAGAGCTGGATCAGTTAGCAGATTTTCTCGGCCATGATATAAGAGTGCATCGGCAGTTCTACAGACTTCCTGAGGGCACCCTCCAACTTGCTAAAATAAGCAAAGTTCTCATGGCTCTGGAAAAAGGACGCCTGGCAGAATTTAAGGGAAAGACCCTCGATGAAATCAGCATTGACCCTGAGG AGAATGTGCATCCTGACAGCGATGCTGAGGTGGAGCCAGACAAACACG AAAGTCGGGTCACATCTAGTCAGAGGGAGGAGAACGAGGCATCAGATGTGGGCCATAGCAATGCCTCACCACAGCAGAACCGTAGCGATGCCTCACCACAGCAGAACCGTAGCGATGCCTCACCACAGCAGAACCGTAGCGATGCCTCACCACAGCAGAACCGTAGCGATGCCTCACCACAGCACCCTCAGTcatcaaaaagagaaagaggcaaGTGCTAA